The following are encoded in a window of Variovorax paradoxus genomic DNA:
- a CDS encoding DUF736 domain-containing protein, with protein MANIGTFTAQNNGFAGTVRTLTLNVKVKIAPSDKESENSPDYRIVAGTGYEIGAAWKKVSKADRPYLSVTLDDPSFPATIYARLVEGDDGAHNLIWSRSKGD; from the coding sequence ATGGCCAACATCGGCACCTTCACCGCACAGAACAACGGCTTCGCCGGCACGGTTCGCACCCTGACGCTCAACGTCAAGGTCAAGATCGCGCCCAGCGACAAGGAAAGCGAAAACAGCCCGGACTACCGCATCGTGGCGGGTACCGGCTACGAGATCGGCGCGGCATGGAAGAAGGTCAGCAAGGCGGACCGGCCCTACCTGTCGGTGACGCTGGACGACCCGTCGTTCCCGGCGACCATTTATGCCCGCCTGGTCGAAGGCGACGACGGCGCGCACAACCTGATCTGGTCGCGCAGCAAGGGCGACTGA
- the parA gene encoding ParA family partition ATPase produces MEVTRARAEAAPTTGSALTEAAQAGLSAENRSPGSGPRHGKVIALLNQKGGAGKTTLATHLAGELAMQGRRVTLLDADPQGSALDWAQRRLQNGQQRLYGVFGLARDSLHQEAPQIASQADYVVIDGPPRVAALARSALLAADLVLIPVQPSAYDVWASHEMVQLVIEARVFRPQLRAAFVINRRVVGTVIGREARAALADQPFAALRAEISQRIVFADSVAAGRLACEAAPTCAAAREIAALAQVVREMLR; encoded by the coding sequence ATGGAAGTCACGCGCGCGCGAGCCGAAGCTGCTCCAACAACGGGCAGTGCTTTAACCGAAGCAGCCCAAGCAGGTCTGAGTGCCGAAAACCGCTCGCCAGGAAGTGGGCCTCGGCACGGCAAGGTGATCGCGCTGCTGAACCAGAAGGGTGGTGCAGGCAAGACAACGCTCGCCACGCATCTCGCCGGCGAACTGGCGATGCAAGGCCGGCGCGTCACGCTGCTCGATGCCGATCCGCAGGGCTCGGCCTTGGACTGGGCGCAGCGGCGGCTCCAGAACGGTCAGCAGCGGCTGTACGGCGTCTTCGGGCTCGCGAGGGACTCGCTGCACCAGGAGGCGCCGCAGATCGCCTCGCAGGCCGATTACGTGGTCATCGATGGGCCACCCCGGGTCGCGGCTCTCGCGCGCTCCGCGCTGCTGGCCGCCGACCTGGTGCTGATTCCTGTGCAGCCCAGCGCTTACGACGTGTGGGCCAGCCACGAGATGGTGCAGCTCGTGATCGAGGCGAGGGTGTTTCGGCCGCAACTGCGCGCCGCTTTCGTGATCAACCGGCGCGTGGTGGGCACGGTCATCGGCCGCGAGGCGCGTGCGGCGCTGGCCGATCAGCCGTTCGCCGCGCTACGCGCCGAAATCTCGCAGCGCATCGTGTTCGCCGACAGTGTCGCTGCCGGTCGACTCGCGTGCGAAGCAGCGCCCACATGTGCCGCGGCGCGCGAGATCGCTGCGTTGGCGCAGGTCGTGCGGGAGATGCTGCGATGA
- a CDS encoding helix-turn-helix transcriptional regulator: MASASSPFSARAATAAPRPLAVPAAPANPEFLTTDEAGAFLRLSPRTLEKHRVLGGGPRFRKFGARVVYAVEDLRAWANSRAYEMTSDPGYVQRDFVR; this comes from the coding sequence ATGGCAAGTGCCAGTTCCCCGTTTTCCGCCCGCGCTGCGACGGCTGCGCCGCGGCCCCTTGCGGTGCCCGCCGCGCCGGCCAACCCCGAGTTCCTGACCACCGATGAGGCCGGCGCCTTCCTGCGCCTGTCGCCCCGCACGCTGGAGAAGCACCGCGTGCTGGGCGGGGGGCCGCGCTTTCGGAAGTTCGGCGCGCGCGTGGTCTACGCCGTCGAGGATCTGCGGGCCTGGGCGAACAGTCGGGCGTATGAGATGACCTCCGATCCAGGCTACGTGCAGCGCGATTTCGTCCGCTGA
- a CDS encoding DUF2958 domain-containing protein, whose amino-acid sequence MTLLTEQQRAEMLANGTARARGQAIDPYPVVKLYTLDGPACWLLAELDADGDRAYGLTDAGTGFPELGQVSLSALERVRGPQGLRIVADPHFRARQPLSGYAADAQRDGSIND is encoded by the coding sequence ATGACTCTTCTCACCGAGCAGCAGCGCGCCGAGATGCTGGCCAACGGTACGGCGCGCGCCCGTGGCCAAGCCATCGATCCCTATCCCGTCGTCAAGCTGTACACGCTGGATGGCCCAGCCTGCTGGTTGCTCGCCGAACTCGATGCCGACGGTGATCGCGCCTATGGGCTGACCGATGCCGGTACCGGCTTTCCTGAACTCGGGCAGGTGAGCCTGTCCGCGCTAGAGCGTGTGCGCGGTCCCCAGGGCCTGCGCATCGTCGCCGATCCGCATTTCAGGGCGCGGCAGCCGCTGTCCGGCTACGCGGCCGATGCGCAGCGCGACGGATCGATCAACGACTGA
- a CDS encoding DUF2958 domain-containing protein, translating to MRSATDRSTTETHGGWEYRIVAARATALVVKLFTPNAGATWLLCEIDREDDDRAFGLCDLGQGFPELGYVSLTELEGFGEKRGLPIERDLHFIADKPLSGYAREARLAGRIVA from the coding sequence ATGCGCAGCGCGACGGATCGATCAACGACTGAAACTCATGGCGGGTGGGAGTACCGGATTGTTGCCGCCCGCGCGACGGCGCTGGTGGTCAAGCTGTTCACGCCCAACGCGGGCGCGACCTGGTTGCTGTGTGAGATCGATCGCGAGGATGATGACCGCGCGTTCGGCCTCTGCGACCTCGGGCAAGGCTTTCCCGAGTTGGGCTACGTGAGCCTGACGGAACTGGAGGGCTTCGGCGAGAAGCGGGGCCTGCCGATTGAGCGCGATCTCCATTTCATCGCCGACAAGCCGCTGAGCGGCTACGCGCGCGAAGCGCGGCTGGCCGGGCGGATCGTGGCGTAG
- a CDS encoding DUF2285 domain-containing protein translates to MRASRAHGASTRPTFDLWRVPGRKRLALGGSGFTLLTEVSAQRLRMSLADDLSDGAAYTCAVPLGPGLRGQLDAFNAQAQALQGHAPAEDSTRAVTRAALLHLRALQALDGAQAGASHRDIAQGLFGLDAVVRWHADGELRAAVRHLLRRAETYMGGGYLSLAGIRRTAAEHPGDEPVR, encoded by the coding sequence GTGCGTGCTTCACGCGCGCACGGCGCTTCGACCCGGCCGACCTTCGACCTCTGGCGCGTGCCTGGTCGCAAGCGCCTGGCGCTCGGCGGCTCGGGCTTCACGTTGCTGACCGAGGTGTCCGCGCAGCGGCTGCGCATGTCGCTGGCCGACGACCTCTCCGATGGCGCGGCCTACACCTGCGCCGTCCCACTCGGCCCTGGCCTGCGCGGCCAGTTGGATGCGTTCAACGCGCAGGCACAGGCTCTTCAGGGCCATGCGCCAGCCGAGGATTCCACGCGGGCTGTCACCCGCGCCGCGCTGCTGCATCTTCGCGCCTTGCAGGCGCTCGATGGCGCGCAGGCCGGTGCGTCGCACCGCGACATTGCACAAGGCCTCTTCGGCCTCGACGCTGTGGTGCGCTGGCACGCCGATGGCGAACTGCGCGCCGCAGTCCGGCACCTGTTGCGGCGCGCCGAGACGTATATGGGCGGTGGCTATCTGAGCCTCGCGGGCATACGGCGCACCGCGGCGGAGCATCCCGGAGACGAACCGGTGCGCTGA
- a CDS encoding transcriptional regulator domain-containing protein: protein MTDRKAEGLPSALWRASASYLYTLDLDSPALAWEYLRRHPQYQADWARRAASLERWGLRQRRRPPSRCARSAAVLDHGG from the coding sequence ATGACCGACCGCAAGGCCGAAGGTCTGCCGAGCGCGCTCTGGCGCGCGTCGGCGTCCTACCTCTACACGCTCGATCTCGATAGCCCCGCGCTCGCGTGGGAGTACCTGCGCCGCCATCCGCAGTACCAGGCGGACTGGGCACGGCGCGCCGCATCGCTTGAACGGTGGGGGTTGCGACAGCGCCGAAGACCCCCGTCTCGATGCGCGCGAAGCGCAGCCGTTCTGGATCACGGCGGCTGA
- a CDS encoding DUF2958 domain-containing protein produces MTTLITDEQRALLLANSRESIENAHFDPRPVVKLFTPNAGATWLLTEIDPDDQDRAFGLCDLGQGFPELGYVSLAELEGLRGKWGLPIERDLHFVADKRLSGYAREARLAGRIVA; encoded by the coding sequence ATGACGACGCTCATCACCGATGAACAACGCGCGCTGCTGCTGGCCAACAGCCGGGAATCGATCGAGAACGCTCACTTCGACCCGCGGCCGGTGGTCAAGCTATTCACGCCCAACGCGGGTGCGACGTGGTTGCTGACCGAAATTGATCCGGACGACCAAGACCGTGCCTTTGGACTGTGCGACCTGGGCCAAGGCTTTCCCGAGCTGGGCTATGTGAGCTTGGCGGAGCTGGAGGGCTTGCGCGGGAAATGGGGCCTGCCGATCGAGCGCGATCTGCACTTCGTTGCCGACAAGCGGCTGAGCGGCTATGCGCGTGAAGCGCGGCTGGCGGGGCGCATCGTGGCGTAG
- a CDS encoding helix-turn-helix domain-containing protein: MQKRAIQRGRPTGATTFEVAPALAFGAVVRALRTEDGIAQEMLAHLAGIERSHMGKIERGEHMPTLVLVLKIARALGRSAGELMLETEARLPKEWHQPQVKG, encoded by the coding sequence ATGCAGAAGCGAGCCATTCAGCGAGGACGCCCTACCGGCGCGACGACCTTCGAGGTCGCGCCGGCGCTGGCGTTCGGCGCTGTGGTGCGCGCACTGAGAACCGAGGACGGCATCGCCCAGGAAATGCTGGCGCACCTCGCCGGCATCGAGCGCTCTCACATGGGCAAGATCGAGCGCGGCGAGCACATGCCCACGCTGGTCCTGGTGCTCAAGATCGCCCGGGCGCTGGGGCGCAGCGCCGGCGAGCTGATGCTCGAGACAGAAGCCAGGTTGCCTAAGGAATGGCACCAGCCTCAGGTAAAAGGCTGA
- a CDS encoding DUF2958 domain-containing protein yields MAFLTEQQRDQMLANGVARADGRVVDPYPVVKLYTLDAPACWLLTELDADGDRAYGLTDAGTGFPELGHVSLSALECVRGPQELRIVADPHFRARQPLSGYVAEAQRDGSIND; encoded by the coding sequence ATGGCATTCCTCACCGAACAGCAGCGTGACCAGATGCTGGCCAACGGCGTAGCGCGCGCCGATGGCCGCGTTGTCGATCCTTATCCCGTCGTCAAGCTGTACACCTTGGACGCCCCAGCCTGCTGGTTGCTCACCGAACTCGATGCCGATGGTGATCGCGCCTATGGGCTGACCGATGCCGGTACAGGCTTCCCCGAGCTTGGGCACGTGAGCCTGTCGGCGCTCGAGTGTGTGCGCGGTCCCCAGGAATTGCGCATCGTCGCCGATCCGCATTTCAGGGCACGCCAGCCGTTGTCCGGCTATGTGGCCGAAGCGCAGCGCGACGGGTCGATCAACGACTGA
- a CDS encoding chromosome partitioning protein ParB, which translates to MTSRATSASPKRAPIGRRPAADPASAWVRRADELVGADKASIYTARLTIDVTPTLRGNIKVVAFKRGMTAAEMLRELLEREYGGGEP; encoded by the coding sequence ATGACGTCGCGAGCGACATCCGCATCGCCGAAGCGCGCGCCGATCGGCCGCAGGCCGGCTGCCGATCCGGCGTCGGCGTGGGTGCGGCGCGCCGACGAACTGGTGGGCGCGGATAAGGCGTCGATCTACACCGCGCGCCTGACCATTGACGTGACGCCTACGCTGCGAGGAAACATCAAGGTCGTCGCGTTCAAGCGCGGCATGACCGCAGCCGAGATGCTGCGCGAGCTGCTGGAGCGAGAGTACGGCGGAGGTGAACCGTGA
- a CDS encoding helix-turn-helix domain-containing protein, with protein MTSATHSFPTALKAVRKARGLSQEAFSDVSSRTYLSSLERGLKSPTLSKVSDLCEVMDVHPLTLLTLAYAGNDKARDKLFERVRRELAEIQGPQAE; from the coding sequence ATGACCTCCGCCACCCACTCTTTCCCTACGGCTCTCAAGGCTGTCCGGAAAGCCCGTGGCCTGAGTCAGGAAGCGTTTTCCGATGTGTCGAGTCGCACGTACCTGAGTTCGCTCGAACGCGGCCTGAAGAGTCCGACCCTCAGCAAGGTGAGCGACCTGTGCGAGGTCATGGACGTGCATCCACTCACGCTGCTGACGCTCGCCTATGCCGGCAACGACAAGGCCAGAGACAAGCTCTTCGAGCGTGTACGGCGCGAGCTGGCAGAAATCCAAGGCCCGCAAGCAGAATGA